TAATGGTTGTCCAATCTTGTGTCTTTGCTTCTCGGTATGCACGCTGGAAATTACGCTTAACTTTCTGGCGAGTGAAGTATGGAATATATAAATTCAGTTGGCTACGATAGATGCGACGGTTTTTTTGAAAATCAATTAAAACAGGAGTGTTGTCGTCACGTACAAGAATATTCCTGAGTGCTACACCAAAGTGATCGAGCGAATGCTTGTGGAACACATCGCGTCGCAGCTGTTCTAATTTATGAAAGAATGCATCTGGCAGAGGAGTACCTTTGTAATGATCTAGACTTGGAGCTGTTGTTCCTTCGCTAGTCATAACTCGCTCCATAACAAGCCCTCGTTCTCCGCATGAGGTCATGTGCATGCCGTCAATGTGTACAAAGTTTTCTTTAAGTGCATCAGGTACATGCTTAATGATTTTTTGATAATTGGAGTATTCAAATTCAAGCATGTTATCGATG
The nucleotide sequence above comes from Halodesulfovibrio sp.. Encoded proteins:
- a CDS encoding YrbL family protein, giving the protein MIELGELISSVGGWSNIYVVKDAPDMCVKVLAPHRSYRGDKPDPNLVAKKKYGIDNMLEFEYSNYQKIIKHVPDALKENFVHIDGMHMTSCGERGLVMERVMTSEGTTAPSLDHYKGTPLPDAFFHKLEQLRRDVFHKHSLDHFGVALRNILVRDDNTPVLIDFQKNRRIYRSQLNLYIPYFTRQKVKRNFQRAYREAKTQDWTTITTLDAAS